In Methanobrevibacter ruminantium, one genomic interval encodes:
- a CDS encoding DNA-directed RNA polymerase subunit D, whose protein sequence is MKIDVKEQDENSMTFIVRDAEVPFVNAIRRIAMMKVPKLAIEDVFIVKNDSAMFDEVLAHRLGLTPLVSDAESIEGLVLPEDCDCDSEKGEYCPRCSVSFSLRETGPKTVYSKDLKSCGDSKIKPVYDTIPLLKLKENQEVDLEAVAKLGIGKDHAKWVPTTVCAYKQYPEIETEEKVDSTVATAVVEACPRGVLDFDSDEGKIEVVDIENCSLCKACVRAAKAAESKCITVGYRENDFIFKIETDGSMPPKEVLLKACDVLDAKTDEFITFSEGGS, encoded by the coding sequence ATGAAAATTGATGTCAAAGAGCAAGATGAAAATTCAATGACTTTTATAGTCAGAGATGCAGAAGTTCCTTTTGTTAATGCTATTAGAAGAATTGCTATGATGAAAGTACCAAAATTAGCTATTGAAGATGTATTCATAGTTAAAAATGATTCTGCAATGTTTGATGAAGTATTAGCTCACAGATTAGGTTTAACTCCTTTAGTTTCTGATGCAGAATCTATTGAAGGATTAGTACTTCCAGAAGATTGTGATTGTGATAGTGAAAAAGGAGAATACTGTCCAAGATGTAGTGTTTCTTTCTCATTAAGGGAAACAGGACCTAAAACTGTATACTCTAAAGATTTAAAATCTTGTGGTGACTCAAAAATTAAACCAGTATACGATACCATCCCTCTCTTGAAATTAAAAGAGAATCAGGAAGTTGATTTAGAAGCTGTAGCAAAATTAGGAATTGGTAAAGACCATGCAAAATGGGTGCCAACCACTGTTTGTGCTTATAAACAATATCCAGAAATTGAAACTGAAGAAAAAGTTGACAGCACTGTTGCTACTGCAGTTGTTGAAGCATGCCCTAGAGGAGTGCTCGATTTTGACAGCGATGAAGGAAAGATTGAAGTTGTCGATATTGAAAACTGCTCCCTTTGTAAAGCTTGTGTAAGGGCAGCAAAAGCAGCAGAATCTAAATGTATCACTGTTGGGTATCGTGAAAATGATTTTATTTTTAAAATTGAAACTGATGGATCAATGCCTCCTAAAGAGGTTTTATTAAAAGCTTGTGATGTTTTAGATGCTAAAACAGATGAGTTTATCACATTTAGTGAAGGAGGAAGCTAA
- a CDS encoding 30S ribosomal protein S9 — protein MKVVHTSGKRKTAIARGTVREGTGKVRINKVPLELYSPELARLKLTEPLELAGDVANQVDISIRVNGGGVMGQAEAARMVIAKGLVQWTQDMDLKEIYTQYDRTMLVGDPRRSEPKKYGGPGARARKQKSYR, from the coding sequence ATGAAAGTTGTTCATACAAGCGGTAAGCGTAAAACAGCTATTGCAAGAGGTACTGTAAGAGAAGGTACTGGTAAAGTAAGAATCAATAAAGTTCCTTTAGAACTTTATTCTCCAGAACTTGCACGTTTAAAATTAACCGAACCATTAGAATTAGCTGGAGATGTTGCTAATCAAGTAGACATTTCCATCAGAGTTAATGGTGGAGGAGTTATGGGCCAAGCTGAAGCTGCACGTATGGTAATTGCAAAAGGTTTAGTACAATGGACTCAAGACATGGACTTAAAAGAGATCTACACTCAATATGACAGAACCATGTTAGTAGGTGACCCAAGACGTTCTGAACCTAAGAAATACGGTGGTCCTGGAGCTAGAGCTCGTAAACAAAAAAGTTACAGATAA
- a CDS encoding 30S ribosomal protein S4, with amino-acid sequence MGHPRKARKKYDTPPHPWNAERIKTENKLMSKYGLKNKKEIWKADTLVRKYSREARYLLGFSQDQVKVETEELLGHLKRTGILDESAHLENILDLTVEDILRRRLQTIVFQKGLARTAKEARMFVVHGHIALNGKKLNSPSYVVKRGEEEAVGFYHSSPVAKQIEEYNKAATQAGENQ; translated from the coding sequence ATGGGACATCCAAGAAAAGCAAGGAAAAAGTATGATACACCACCTCATCCTTGGAATGCAGAAAGAATTAAAACTGAAAATAAATTAATGTCTAAATACGGCTTAAAAAACAAAAAGGAAATTTGGAAAGCTGATACTTTAGTTAGAAAATACAGTAGGGAAGCAAGATACTTACTCGGTTTCTCTCAAGATCAAGTGAAAGTTGAAACTGAAGAATTATTAGGACACTTGAAAAGAACAGGAATCCTTGATGAAAGCGCTCACTTAGAGAACATTCTTGATTTAACTGTTGAAGATATTTTAAGAAGAAGATTACAAACTATAGTTTTCCAAAAAGGTTTAGCTCGTACTGCTAAAGAAGCAAGAATGTTTGTAGTACATGGACACATTGCTTTAAACGGTAAGAAATTAAATTCTCCAAGTTATGTAGTTAAAAGAGGAGAAGAAGAAGCAGTTGGTTTCTACCACTCTTCCCCAGTAGCTAAACAGATTGAAGAATACAATAAAGCAGCAACTCAAGCTGGAGAAAATCAATAA
- a CDS encoding 30S ribosomal protein S11: MAKDEKWGIANIYSSFNNTILTVTDITGAETICQWSGGKVVRADRQQSSPFAAMEAANRAAEDAKEKGFVGLHIRVRAPGGNGPRSPGPGAQATIRALARAGIKIGKIEDITPIPHDGTGRPGGKRGRRV, translated from the coding sequence ATGGCAAAAGACGAAAAATGGGGAATAGCTAATATTTATTCATCCTTTAATAATACTATCTTAACTGTAACTGATATTACAGGAGCAGAAACTATCTGTCAATGGTCTGGTGGTAAAGTAGTTCGTGCAGACAGACAACAATCCTCTCCTTTTGCAGCTATGGAAGCAGCAAACAGAGCAGCTGAAGATGCAAAAGAAAAAGGTTTTGTCGGATTACATATTAGAGTAAGAGCTCCTGGTGGAAATGGTCCTAGGAGTCCAGGTCCTGGTGCACAAGCAACTATTCGTGCATTAGCAAGAGCTGGAATCAAAATTGGTAAAATTGAAGATATCACTCCTATACCTCATGATGGTACTGGAAGACCAGGCGGTAAAAGAGGAAGAAGAGTATAA
- a CDS encoding 50S ribosomal protein L13: MIINGEGHILGRLASVVSKQLLEGEEIVVLNAEKIMLTGNKDWAYAKYKQRVDRASISNPRDLGPKYPRRPEDIFRRTVRGMLPMKKAKGKTAFKGFKAFVGVPEEYADAELITIPEAEYNDIKKGMELGEISKLLGAKFE; encoded by the coding sequence ATGATTATTAACGGTGAAGGACATATTTTAGGAAGACTTGCTAGTGTAGTCAGCAAGCAACTTCTCGAAGGCGAAGAGATTGTAGTTCTCAACGCTGAAAAAATAATGTTAACTGGTAATAAAGATTGGGCTTACGCTAAGTACAAACAAAGAGTAGACAGAGCATCTATCTCTAACCCTCGTGACTTAGGTCCTAAATACCCAAGAAGACCAGAAGATATATTCAGAAGAACCGTAAGAGGTATGTTACCTATGAAAAAAGCAAAAGGTAAAACTGCTTTCAAAGGATTCAAAGCATTTGTAGGTGTGCCTGAAGAGTATGCTGATGCTGAACTTATAACCATACCTGAAGCTGAATATAACGACATTAAAAAAGGAATGGAATTAGGAGAAATCTCTAAACTTTTAGGTGCTAAATTCGAATAG
- a CDS encoding 50S ribosomal protein L18e, producing MAREIKKTNPNLIDLIYNLRKQSYEEEVGIWKEVAIKLEKPCRNQAEVSLSHINKHTVEGETVVIPGKVLSDGKLDHKVTIAALGFTKNAEAKIEKFGSEALSIAELAEANPKGSNVKIML from the coding sequence ATGGCTAGAGAAATTAAGAAAACTAATCCTAACCTTATTGACCTTATTTACAATCTTAGAAAACAGTCTTATGAGGAAGAAGTAGGTATCTGGAAAGAAGTAGCTATCAAGCTCGAAAAACCTTGCAGAAACCAAGCTGAAGTAAGCCTTTCTCATATTAACAAACACACTGTTGAAGGAGAAACTGTGGTTATTCCAGGTAAAGTATTATCTGACGGTAAATTAGATCACAAAGTTACTATAGCAGCATTAGGATTTACTAAAAACGCTGAAGCAAAAATAGAAAAATTTGGCAGTGAAGCTCTTTCTATTGCAGAACTTGCAGAAGCAAATCCTAAAGGTAGCAATGTAAAAATTATGTTATAA
- a CDS encoding 30S ribosomal protein S13, with protein MEDDFKHLVRISRKDVDGNKTIQHALTDIKGIGLSLSRSICLTLGLNTDDQIGYISEEDVSKIEALLENPQEFNIPDWMLNRRNDYATGDDLHLIESDLDMTLRDDLNRMKKTRSYKGRRHEVGLPVRGQRTKSTFRHSSTVGVSRRRR; from the coding sequence ATGGAAGACGACTTTAAGCACTTAGTGCGTATATCCAGAAAGGACGTAGATGGTAACAAAACTATCCAACATGCTTTAACTGATATTAAAGGTATTGGATTATCCTTATCTAGATCTATCTGTCTTACCTTAGGTTTAAATACTGATGACCAAATCGGTTACATCTCTGAAGAAGATGTTTCTAAAATTGAAGCACTCTTAGAAAATCCTCAAGAATTCAATATTCCTGATTGGATGTTAAACAGACGTAACGATTACGCTACTGGTGACGATCTTCATTTAATTGAATCTGATCTTGACATGACTTTAAGAGATGATTTAAATAGAATGAAAAAGACCAGAAGCTACAAAGGTAGAAGACACGAAGTTGGTTTACCAGTTAGAGGACAAAGAACTAAATCTACTTTCAGACACAGTTCTACTGTCGGTGTAAGTCGTAGAAGAAGATAG